TAAGGCTAACGATGTACTGCGAGGTCGGGGTGGCATCGAATCAGCGAGGACTGGATACTGGCTCCATGGACAGCACGGCAGAGGGCACGGAATCCCGCAGGAGCGGTCGGCGGCTCGACCGCGACACGGTCATCAAGGAGGCGCTGCGCGTGGTCGATCGAGAAGGTTCTCGCGCGCTCACGATGCGCGGCCTCGGTCAGGAGCTCGGCGTCGAGGCCATGTCGCTGTACCGCTACGTCACGGGTCGTGAGGATCTTCTCGAGGGCATCGTCGTGTGCTTGCTCGAGGGCGTCACGGCCGAGCTCGCGAACGCGCGCCCGGCGAGCTGGCAGCAGTATCTGCAAACCCTCGCGCACATCGTGCGTGATCTAGCTCTCGAGCACCCGCTCGCCTTCCCGCTCGTCGCGACCCGGCATCCTGCCGCCCCGTGGCTGCGGCCGCCGCTGCGCAGCCTCGAGGTGGTCGAGGACTTCCTCACGACGCTCGGCGAGTTCGGCTTCAGCGACGAGCAGAAGGTCGGCGCGTATCGCTCCTTCACGAGCTTCCTGCTGGGCCAGCTGCTTCTCGAGGCGGCCGCGCGCGGCGACGGGGTCGCGCCGCCGGAGGAACCGTTCGACGAGGGGGACGCGGACGTGCCCAACCGGGACGGGCGCATCCAGCTCTCCCCGGGCAGCGAGGTGCTGCGACTGCGCCCGATGCTGAGCGAGAACCACGGCGCCGAGGAGTTCGAGTTGTCGCTCGAGTCACTGCTCGACCGTATCGAGCTCGAGGTCTCCCAGTAGGTGGGTCGTGCGTCGATCCCTCCGAAGCTCCACGAGCCGACCATCGCCTACGTTGCCCGTCGGACCGCCGAGGGCAAGAGCAAGCGCGACATCATCCGCTGCCTGAAGCGCTACGTCATCCGCGAGGTCTACCACCTCATCAAGGTCAACCCCCGCACCGGCGAAATCGCGGGTTGACAACTATAGGAGCGTCAACGCCCTGGCTGAGACCGTCAACGGCCTCTACAAAGCCGAGCTCATCCACCGACGCCGCACCTGGCCCTCAGCGACCGCCGTCGAGATCGCCACTCTGGACTGGGTCACCTGGTGGAACACGAAGCGCCTGCACGAAGCACTCGACTATCGCACCCCGGCCGAAGTCGAAGCGGCCTACACTCACCCCACGACGACCGCGCCCGCCTGGAGGCCGAGGGTGATGCCGTCGCCCTGGATGGCCCGGGAGTTCGGCGTGGTGGTGTCGTCGACGATCTCCGCCCAATAGGTGTTGTACTTCTGCAGCATCTTGGTGTTCGCGCCGAAGCCGCCGGAGGCGAGCACCACGGCGCCGGCCCGCACGATGACGCGCTGGTCGGTGTTCTGCGCCTCGACGCCCACCACGCGGCCGTCCTCGAGGACGAGCTTCTTGACGTCAGGGTGCCGTAGTCGAACTCGACGCCGATGTCCTCGAGCCAGTGCACGGAGTCGAGCACGTTGTCGGTGAGCATCTTGACCAGGTCGCAGTTGCCGTAGACGCTGCGGCCAGTGAGGTCGGTGCGCTTGCCGGCCTTGTAGGTCTGGATCCGGTACCGCAGCGAGGGTCGAGGAGGTGCTGCTCCGTGCGCTCGACAACGGCGAGGTACGCCCGGAGGCGAGGCCCGCACCGCCGGCGCCGACCACGACCACGTCGGTCTCGAGGTGTACCGGGGCGGAGAACGAGGGGTCGTACTCCGGGGTGGCGATGATGACGCCGTCCGAGGCGGAGACCGCGTCGATCAAAGCGCACCTCCGGGGTCTGCGAGTCCTTCGCGCGGAACGCCGGGAGCGGACGGATCTCGAACGGCTCGACCTGCACCCTGTCCGCGAAGTGAGCGGCGATGCACTGCATCAGGGACCGGTTCGTCGAGTCCGTGGAGTTGTTGCGGACGATGCCTACGAATGCCATGTGTGTCTTCTGGTCCCGAAGGGGCGTGTCCGGACGGGACCGACCGCGGGAGGCCGCGCAGGCGGGACGAGCCGCTGCGTGACTATCGGCGCAAATCGGGAGGGGGGACGGCTGATTCAGTCTTAGAGATGGGGGTGACCGGTGGGTATGGCGGGTGGGCGGGGCGCGCGGGTGGGGAGGTCGGCCGACCGGGGCGGGCGGCGCGTTGCCCATGGAGTTCGCTCAACGACGGGGAAGCGCCCCGGTACCGAGCTGATCCGCACCGAGCCCCGGGGGCCATCCCCCGCCCCGGCGGCGCGTCAGCCCCCAGTCGGCTCTCGGAGGCCGCGACTAGGCTGAGGACCTGGCCGCCGTGCCGGCGGCCCGCCCCCACCGGACGACGCCGCGAGCCCCGAGAGGTCTGCACCCCGCTGTGAACACCCAGAACCGACTGCCGAGGAACGGCCGGCCCGTCCAGGGCCGTGCTCCCTCACGGCCCGGGGGGATACCCGGTCTTCCGCAGTCCTGGGCACGGCAGCGGGAGACCTGGTCGCAGCCGCAGCAGAGGTGGGCCCCGCCGCGCAACGAGGTGCACGAGGGCACGATCCTCCCGCCCCGTTCCCGCGCCCTGTCGAAGCATCGTCGCCGCGGGCGCTGGCTCACCGTCGGCGTGCCGACCGTGCTCGGCGGCACCCTCGGCTTCACAACCTTCCTGATCCTCGGCGTCAGCAGCCTCGTCGGCGGTGCCGGTCTGCTCGCCCCCACCCTCGCCGGACTCGGCGTCACCGCCGTGATCGGTGGTGGCAGCGCGTTCCTGCTGCGGAACCGGCGGCCGAAGCGGGTGACGCTCAGCGGCTCATCCGAGGAGCTCACCGCCGGCACCCGCGCCGTCTTCGTGAAGATCCTCCACGCCACGTCCCAGCAGCGCCGCCGACTGTTTCGGGCCCGGCGCCACACCCGCGGTCCACTTCTCACCCCGGCGCTGGACCGCGCCGACACGCTGCTGCAGCGGATCGACGGGCTCCTCGCCTCCGGCACCCTGCAGTCCCGCCGCGCCTCGGACGCGGACGTGCTGGCGCTGGAGGGGATGGCGACCCGCTACGTCCCCGAGCTGCTGGACGCGCTCGAGGAGACCGCGGGGATCCTCACCACCGTGGAGGGCGATGCGCAGCGGAAGGCGATGACGAACCTCCAGCGCATCGAGCAGCAGCTGACCACGCTGGACGGCCGGGTCGCGAGGATCGAGGACGACGTCGTCTCCGGCGTCACCCGCACCCTCGACGTGCACCAGGAGTTCCTGCGCACCCGTTTCGCCGACGATGAGGACGGCCCGGCGACCGGCCGCTGAGCTCTCCCCCTCACCTCGCCAGCGCGTTCGGGAACCCGAGGTGCCTGGCGATGATCGCGAGCTGCACTTCGTTGGTGCCCTCGCCGACCTGGAGCACGCGCGAGTCGCGGTAGTGGCGGGCGACGACGTTCTCGTTGAGGAAGCCCTGGCCGCCCCAGATGTGGCAGGCGTCGCGGGCGTTGTCGGCCGCGGCCTCGCTGCCCACGAGCTTGGCGATCGAGGCCTCCTTCGAGAAGGGCATCCCGGCGTCGAGGCGGCGCGCGGCCTCGTGCATGAGGGCGCGCGCCCCGGCCACGCGGGCCTGCATGCGAGCGAGGGTGAAGGCGACGTGCTGGTGCTCGCCGAGGGGGCGGTCGAACACGATGCGGCTCTTCGAGCGCTCGACCGCCTGCTCGAGGCAGCCCTGGGCGGCGCCGACGCACAGCGCCGCGATCGCGACGCGGCCCTGGTCGAGGCTGGCGAGGAAGTTCGCGAAGCCGCGGCCCCGCTCCCCCAGCAGGTTCTCCTCGGGCACGCGCACGTCCTCGAGCAGCAGCGGGTGGGTGTCCGAGGTGTGCCAGCCGACCTTGTCGTAGCTCGGCAGGACGGTGAGCCCGGGGGTGTTCGCGGGGACGATGATCGTGGACAGCTCGGGGACCTGCTTCCCGTCCCGTCCCTCCTTCTGCCCGGTCACGGCGGTGACGGTGATCAGCGAGGTGATGGGGGTGCCGGAGTTGGTGATGAACTGCTTGGACCCGTCGATCACCCAGGTCCCGTCCTCGAGGCGGGCGGTGGTGCGGGTGGCACCGGCGTCGGAGCCGGCGTCCGCCTCGGTGAGTCCGAAGGCGGCGAGCTGCTCCCCACGGGCGAGCGACGGCAGGTAGCGCTCCTGCTGGGCGCGGGTGCCGTAGCTGAGGATCGGCATGGTGCCGAGACCGAGCCCCGCCTCGAGGGTGACGGCGATCGACTGGTCCACGCGAGCGAGCTGCTCGACGGCGACGCAGAGGGAGAGGTAATCGCGGCCCTGACCGTCGAACTCGCGCGGCACCGGCAGGCCGAACAGGCCCATCCTCCCCATCTCGGCGATGATCTCCATCGGCAGGCGGCGCTCGGTGTCGTAGGTGTAGCTGGCGGGGGCGACGACCTCGTCGGCGAAGTCGCGCACCTGCGCGGCGAGGCGCTGGTGGTCCTCGGGGAGCATCTCGGTGCCGGGCGGGGGCGAGGGGGCGACGGTGGTGGTCATGGGGTTCTCCTTCGAGCGGCGCTGCTGGTCAGGTGGGGAACGGGACGGGATCGACGGCTTCTGGCACCTCAGGATCGGGGGCGTGCTCCGCGCGGGCGACGAGGGTGCGGGCGTGACGCAGGAGCGGCTCGTCGACCATCGCGCCCTCGTGGGCGAACACCCCACCGTGATGCTCCGCGGCGGCGGCGAGCAGGTCCCGGGCGCGGGCGAGCTGGGCGGGATCCGGGGCGTGGGCGGCACGGACCACGGCCACCTGGTCCGGGTGCAGGCAGGCGGTGGCGGTGAAGCCAGAGGCCGCGGCGTCCTCCGCCTCCTCACGCAGACCCTCGAGATCGGCGAGGTGGAGGTGGACAGCGTCGATCGCGGCGCGCTGGTGGGCCCGGGCGGCGAGCAGCACGGCCGAGCGGGCGTGGAGGACCACGTCGCGGTAGCTCCCGTCGGACCGGCGGGAGGAGGTGCCGCCGAGCGAGGCGATGAGGTCCTCCCCGCCCCACATGAGCGCGGCGACGTCGGGATGCGCGGCGATCTCCCCGGCGGCGAGCACGCCGCGCGCCGTCTCGCACAGGGCGATGACGCGCGTCCCGGGAAGGCGGGCGACGAGGCGGCCGACGTCCGCGGCGCTCTCGGTCTTGGCGAGCATCACCCACGTGGGGCGGCGGGCGGCGAGAGCGGCGGTGTCGGCCTCGAACTCGGCGGTGCGTGCGGGGTTCACGCGCACGATGGTGCGTGCGGGGTCGAGCTGGTGGGCGGCGACCGCGGCGCGCGCGACGGGCTTGTCCGGGAGGGCGACCGCGTCCTCGAGGTCGAGGATGACGGCATCGGCGCGGGCGGCGGCCTTCGCGAAGCGGTCCGGGCGGTCTCCGGGGCAGAACAGCAGGGCAGGGCCGAGGGCGGCGAGCTCCTCCGCGCCCAACGGCACCTCCCCGGCCCGGCGCTGGACATGCTCGCCGGGGGCCGGCTCGCGCGTCATGACGGGCTCCCAGGAGCGGGCTCGTCCGTCGGCGCGCAGTGCATGAGCGTGGTGCGCACGGCGCGGACCACGACCTCACCGTGCTGGTTGCGGCCGGTGTGGACGAGGGAGACCACCGCCTTACCGGGGCGGGAGCGGGAGGGCCGCACCGCGGTCACCTCGGTCTCGGAGTACAGGGTGTCGCCGAGCAGCAGCGGTGCGGGGAAGGTGACCTCGCCGAACCCGAGGTTCGCGACCAGCGTGCCCTGGGTGAGCTGGGCGACCGAGGCACCGACCACGGTGGCGAGGGTGAACATCGAGTTCACCAGGCGCTGCCCGAACTCGGTGCCCGCCGCCCACGCCGCATCGAGGTGCAGGGCCTGCGGGTTCATGGTCATGGTCGTGAACAGGACGTTGTCCGCCTCGGTGACGGTGCGGCCGGGCCGGTGCTCGTAGATCGCGCCGATCTGCAGCTCGTCGGCGTAGAGGCCGCGCTGCACGATCCGCGGCGGGGCGGGGCGCTCGTTCATGGGTGCACCTCCTGGAGCGATGGGGCGGCCAGCGGGGTCTCTTCCGTGACGACCTGGGCGAGCTCCTGGCCGCGCACCACGCGGTCTCCGCGGCGGACGTGCAGGCGCACGGTGCCGTCGCTCGGGGCGGTGAGGGTGTGCTCCATCTTCATCGCCTCGACCACGAGCACGGGGTCCCCGGCGGTGACCGCGCTGCCGCCCTCGGCGAGGACGGCGGTGACGATGCCCGGCATCGGGGAGGCGAGGGTGGGGGCCGCGGCACCGGGACCCGTGCGACGAGCAGGGACGTGGAAGGCCAGCTCGTGGTCTCCGCCCGGCAATCCGAGCCATACGGCCTGCGCGGTGGTCGCCCAGGTCATCGGCACGCGGTGGCCGTCGACGGTGACCGCCCCGGGGTGCAGCTCGACCACGTGCTCGGCCGTCGCGGACAGGGCCGCCGTCGAGCCGCTGCGCACCTCCGCCACCGCACGCTCGGGCGTGCCGGTCAGCGCGACCTCGACCGCCTCCCCGTCGGCCGCGAAGCGGACCACGAGCGGAGCCTGCGCGCCGAGGCGCCAGCCCGTCGGCGCCTGCCAGATCCCCGACCGGCGCGCCGCCGCGATCTCCTGCCAGCGCACCGCCGCGGCGACCGCCCACACCGCCGCGCCCGGGGACGCCGGCGCGAGCCGGTCCAGGGAGCGCTCGATGAGGCCGGTGTCGACCCTCCCGGCGCGGGTCTCGGGCAGGGCGAGCAGTGCGCGCAGGAACGACGCGTTGGTGCGGACGCCGAGGATGTGGGTCTGCTCGAGGGCGCGGTCGAGCGCGGTGAGGGCGGCCTCGCGGGTTCCGGCGTGGGTGATGACCTTGGCGAGCATGGGGTCATAGCTGCTGGTCACGTCCATGCCGGTGGCGAGCGCGTGGTCCACCCGGGCGCTCTGCGGCAGGGCGAGGGAGAGGACGGTACCGCCGGTGGGGAGGAACCCGGCGGCGGGGTCCTCGGCGTAGACGCGGGCCTCGAGCGCATGGCCGCGCACCTGGACGTCCTCCTGCCGGGCGGCGAGCCGCTGGCCGTCCGCGATGCGGAGCTGGGCGGCGACGAGGTCCGTGCCGGTGACCTCCTCGGTGACGGCGTGCTCGACCTGGAGGCGGGTGTTCATCTCGAGGAAGTACGGCTCGTCCGGGGAGGCAGCGTCGAGCAGGAACTCGACGGTGCCGGCGCCCACGTAGTCCACGGAGCGGGCGACCTCGAGCGCGAGCGCGCCAAGGCGTTCGCGCTGGTCAGCGGTGAGGTCGGGGCTCGGCGCCTCCTCGATGACCTTCTGGTGGCGACGCTGGAGGGAGCACTCCCGCTCACCGAGGTGGAGGGCGCGGCCGTGGGCGTCGGCGAGGATCTGCACCTCGAGGTGGCGGGGCGCGGCGACGTACCGCTCGAGGAAGAGGGTGTCGTCGCCGAAGGCCCCCACGGCCTCACGCCGCGCGGCGGCGAGCGCGGCGGGCAGCGCGTCCGCGGACTCGACGACGTGCATGCCCTTGCCTCCCCCACCCGCCGCTGGCTTGACCAGCAGCGGGAACCCGACCTCCGCCGCGCCGGCTACGAGCACCGCGTCGTCGAGGCCCGGCGCGGACAGCCCCGGCACGACCGGGACACCGCGTGCGGTGACCGCGGCGCGGGCGGCGATCTTGTCGCCCATGGTCTCGATCGCGCGGGCCGAGGGGCCGACGAAGGCGATGCCCGCCTCCTCGCAGGCGCGGGCGAGGGCCGGGCGCTCGGAGAGGAAGCCGTAGCCGGGGTGGAGCGCGTCGGCCCCTGCGGCCCGGGCCGCGGCGATCAGGCCGTCGACGTCGAGATAGGAGTCGAGGCGCACGGCGCGGTCGGCAGCGGCGACGTGCGGCGCGTCCACGTCCTCGTCAGTGTGGACGGCGATCGCGGTGAGGCCGAGGGCATGGACGGTGCGCAGGATGCGCAGCGCGATCTCGCCGCGGTTGGCGATGAGGACCGTGGTGAGGGACAGGGGTGCCGGGGTGAAGAGGCTGGTCATCGCGGCCTCACATCCGGTAGATCGGTCGCGCGGGCGGGGGCAGCGGGGTGCGGGTGACGACGTCGAGGGCGAGGGAGAGGACGGTGCGGGTCTCGGCGGGGTCGATGATCCCGTCGTCCCACAGCCGGGCGCTGGAGTAGTAGGGGCTGCCCTGGGACTCGTAGCGCTCCCGGATCGGGCGGCGGAACTCCTCCTCCTCGGCCTCGCTCCAGGTGCCGCCGCGGGCTTCGATGCCGTCGCGGCGCACGGTCGCGAGCACGGACGCGGCCTGCGCCCCGCCCATCACGGAGACGCGCGCGTTCGGCCACAGCCACAGGAAGCGCGGCGAGTAGGCGCGCCCGCACATGGAATAGGTGCCCGCGCCGAAGGAGCCGCCGATGACGACGGTCAGCTTGGGCACGCGGGCGCAGGCGACGGCGGCGACCATCTTCGCGCCGTCCTTGGCGATGCCGCCGCGCTCGTACTCGGCGCCGACCATGAACCCGGCGATGTTCTGCAGGAACAAGAGCGGGATGCCGCGCTGGTCGCACAGCTCGAGGAAGTGGGCGCCCTTGAGCGCGGACTCGCTGAACAGCACCCCGTTGTTCGCGACGATGCCCACGTGGTGCCCGTCGATCCGGGCGAAGGCGGTGACGAGGGTGGTGCCGTAGAGCGGCTTGAACTCGCTGACGGAACCGGCGTCGACGAGGCGGTCGATCACCTCGTGCACGTCGTAGGGGGTGGAGAGGTCCACGGGGACCACGTCCGCGAGGGTCGCGGGATCCTTCGCGGGCGGCGCAGGCTCGCTCCGAGCGCCGGTCGCGGGCTCGGCCGACGGCGGGAGGGTGTCGACGATGTCGCGGAGGATCTCGAGGGCGTGCGCGTCGTCCTCGGCGAGGTGGTCGGCGACGCCGGAGACCTCGGTGTGCAGCACTCCCCCGCCGAGCTCCTCGGCGCTGACCTCCTCGCCGGTCGCGGCCTTCACCAGCGGCGGCCCGCCGAGGAAGATCGTGCCCTGGCCGCGGACGATGACGGTCTGGTCGCTCATGGCGGGCACGTACGCGCCGCCGGCGGTGGAGGAGCCGAGCACGGCGGCGAGCTGCGGGATCCCGTCGGCGCTCATCCTCGCCTGGTGGTAGAAGATCCGCCCGAAGTGGTCGCGGTCGGGGAACACCTCGTCCTGCAGCGGGAGGTAGGCGCCGCCGGAGTCGACGAGGTACACGCAGGGCAGGCGGTTCTCCTGCGCGATCTCCTGGGCGCGCAGGTGCTTCTTCACGGTGAGCGGGAAGTAGGTGCCGCCCTTCACGGTCGCGTCGTTGGCGAGGACCAGGCAGTGGCGGCCGTGGATCATGCCGATCCCTGCGACGACCCCGGCCGACGGGGCCTCGTCCTCGTACATCCCCCACGCGGCCAGCGGCGCGATCTCGAGGAAGGGGCTGCCAGGGTCGAGGAGCCGGTCGATCCGCTCCCGGGCGAGCAGCTTCCCGCGGGCGCGGTGCTTCGCGCGGGCGCTCACCGGTCCGCCCTCGGCGACGGCGGCGAGGCGGGTGCGCAGCTCGGTGACCAGCGCGTCCATGGTCAGCTGGGTGCTGGTCACGGGGTCTGTGCGGGTGCTGGGCTCGCTGCGGGTGCTGGTCATGGTCACCTCGTCAGCAGCAGGCCAGGGTCGGCGAGCACGTCGGCGACGTCGCGAAGGAACGCGGAGGCCTCGGCCCCGTCCAGGACGCGGTGGTCGAAGGAGACGGTGAGGGTGACGACCTCGCGCAGCCGGATCCGTCCCCTGTGCTCCCAGGGCTGGGTGCGCACGGCGCCGATCGCGAGGATGACTCTCTGGCCGGGGTTCAGCAGAGGCACGCCGCCCTCGACGCCGAACACGCCGACGTTGGTGAGGGTGAGGGTGGAGCCGGTGAGCTCGGCCGGGGTCGCCGAGCCCTCGCGGGCGCGGGCGGCGGCGCGGGCGATGCGGGCGGTGAGGGCGGGTCCGCCCGCGAGATGGCCGGTGTGTGCCGGGGCGTCCTCGTCCGTCCCGGTGGGTACGCGCACGACGACGAGGCCGCG
This genomic interval from Brachybacterium aquaticum contains the following:
- a CDS encoding MaoC family dehydratase, which translates into the protein MNERPAPPRIVQRGLYADELQIGAIYEHRPGRTVTEADNVLFTTMTMNPQALHLDAAWAAGTEFGQRLVNSMFTLATVVGASVAQLTQGTLVANLGFGEVTFPAPLLLGDTLYSETEVTAVRPSRSRPGKAVVSLVHTGRNQHGEVVVRAVRTTLMHCAPTDEPAPGSPS
- a CDS encoding acyl-CoA dehydrogenase family protein, which gives rise to MLPEDHQRLAAQVRDFADEVVAPASYTYDTERRLPMEIIAEMGRMGLFGLPVPREFDGQGRDYLSLCVAVEQLARVDQSIAVTLEAGLGLGTMPILSYGTRAQQERYLPSLARGEQLAAFGLTEADAGSDAGATRTTARLEDGTWVIDGSKQFITNSGTPITSLITVTAVTGQKEGRDGKQVPELSTIIVPANTPGLTVLPSYDKVGWHTSDTHPLLLEDVRVPEENLLGERGRGFANFLASLDQGRVAIAALCVGAAQGCLEQAVERSKSRIVFDRPLGEHQHVAFTLARMQARVAGARALMHEAARRLDAGMPFSKEASIAKLVGSEAAADNARDACHIWGGQGFLNENVVARHYRDSRVLQVGEGTNEVQLAIIARHLGFPNALAR
- a CDS encoding ATP-binding protein, with translation MTSLFTPAPLSLTTVLIANRGEIALRILRTVHALGLTAIAVHTDEDVDAPHVAAADRAVRLDSYLDVDGLIAAARAAGADALHPGYGFLSERPALARACEEAGIAFVGPSARAIETMGDKIAARAAVTARGVPVVPGLSAPGLDDAVLVAGAAEVGFPLLVKPAAGGGGKGMHVVESADALPAALAAARREAVGAFGDDTLFLERYVAAPRHLEVQILADAHGRALHLGERECSLQRRHQKVIEEAPSPDLTADQRERLGALALEVARSVDYVGAGTVEFLLDAASPDEPYFLEMNTRLQVEHAVTEEVTGTDLVAAQLRIADGQRLAARQEDVQVRGHALEARVYAEDPAAGFLPTGGTVLSLALPQSARVDHALATGMDVTSSYDPMLAKVITHAGTREAALTALDRALEQTHILGVRTNASFLRALLALPETRAGRVDTGLIERSLDRLAPASPGAAVWAVAAAVRWQEIAAARRSGIWQAPTGWRLGAQAPLVVRFAADGEAVEVALTGTPERAVAEVRSGSTAALSATAEHVVELHPGAVTVDGHRVPMTWATTAQAVWLGLPGGDHELAFHVPARRTGPGAAAPTLASPMPGIVTAVLAEGGSAVTAGDPVLVVEAMKMEHTLTAPSDGTVRLHVRRGDRVVRGQELAQVVTEETPLAAPSLQEVHP
- a CDS encoding carboxyl transferase domain-containing protein, with amino-acid sequence MDALVTELRTRLAAVAEGGPVSARAKHRARGKLLARERIDRLLDPGSPFLEIAPLAAWGMYEDEAPSAGVVAGIGMIHGRHCLVLANDATVKGGTYFPLTVKKHLRAQEIAQENRLPCVYLVDSGGAYLPLQDEVFPDRDHFGRIFYHQARMSADGIPQLAAVLGSSTAGGAYVPAMSDQTVIVRGQGTIFLGGPPLVKAATGEEVSAEELGGGVLHTEVSGVADHLAEDDAHALEILRDIVDTLPPSAEPATGARSEPAPPAKDPATLADVVPVDLSTPYDVHEVIDRLVDAGSVSEFKPLYGTTLVTAFARIDGHHVGIVANNGVLFSESALKGAHFLELCDQRGIPLLFLQNIAGFMVGAEYERGGIAKDGAKMVAAVACARVPKLTVVIGGSFGAGTYSMCGRAYSPRFLWLWPNARVSVMGGAQAASVLATVRRDGIEARGGTWSEAEEEEFRRPIRERYESQGSPYYSSARLWDDGIIDPAETRTVLSLALDVVTRTPLPPPARPIYRM
- a CDS encoding TetR/AcrR family transcriptional regulator C-terminal domain-containing protein, whose amino-acid sequence is MDSTAEGTESRRSGRRLDRDTVIKEALRVVDREGSRALTMRGLGQELGVEAMSLYRYVTGREDLLEGIVVCLLEGVTAELANARPASWQQYLQTLAHIVRDLALEHPLAFPLVATRHPAAPWLRPPLRSLEVVEDFLTTLGEFGFSDEQKVGAYRSFTSFLLGQLLLEAAARGDGVAPPEEPFDEGDADVPNRDGRIQLSPGSEVLRLRPMLSENHGAEEFELSLESLLDRIELEVSQ
- a CDS encoding FAD-binding protein; translated protein: MVVVGAGGAGLASGRTSPLSSARSSTSSTLAAVPDPDLQGRQAHRPHWPQRLRQLRPGQDAHRQRARLRALARGHRRRVRLRHPDVKKLVLEDGRVVGVEAQNTDQRVIVRAGAVVLASGGFGANTKMLQKYNTYWAEIVDDTTTPNSRAIQGDGITLGLQAGAVVVG
- a CDS encoding HpcH/HpaI aldolase/citrate lyase family protein, which produces MTREPAPGEHVQRRAGEVPLGAEELAALGPALLFCPGDRPDRFAKAAARADAVILDLEDAVALPDKPVARAAVAAHQLDPARTIVRVNPARTAEFEADTAALAARRPTWVMLAKTESAADVGRLVARLPGTRVIALCETARGVLAAGEIAAHPDVAALMWGGEDLIASLGGTSSRRSDGSYRDVVLHARSAVLLAARAHQRAAIDAVHLHLADLEGLREEAEDAAASGFTATACLHPDQVAVVRAAHAPDPAQLARARDLLAAAAEHHGGVFAHEGAMVDEPLLRHARTLVARAEHAPDPEVPEAVDPVPFPT